A window of Theropithecus gelada isolate Dixy chromosome 14, Tgel_1.0, whole genome shotgun sequence contains these coding sequences:
- the CXCR5 gene encoding C-X-C chemokine receptor type 5 yields the protein MNYPLMLEMDLENLEDLFLEFDKFDNYNDTSLVENHLCPATEGPLMASFKAVFVPVAYSLIFLLGVIGNVLVLVILERHRQTRSSTETFLFHLAVADLLLVFILPFAVAEGSVGWVLGTFLCKTVIALHKVNFYCSSLLLACIAVDRYLAIVHAVHAYRHRRLLSIHITCGTIWLVGFLFALPEILFAKVSQAHPNNSLPRCTFSQENQAETHAWFTSRFLYHVAGFLLPMLVMGWCYVGVVHRLRQAQRRPQRQKAVRVAILVTSIFFLCWSPYHIVIFLDTLVRLKAVDNTCELNGSLPVAITMCEFLGLAHCCLNPMLYTFAGVKFRSDLSRLLTKLGCTGPASLCQLFPSWRKSSLSESENATSLTTF from the exons ATGAACTACCCGCTAATGCTGGAAATGGACCTCGAGAACCTGGAGGACCTG TTCTTGGAATTTGACAAATTCGACAACTATAACGACACCTCCCTGGTGGAAAATCACCTCTGCCCTGCCACAGAGGGGCCCCTCATGGCCTCCTTCAAGGCTGTGTTCGTGCCCGTGGCCTACAGCCTCATCTTCCTCCTGGGCGTGATCGGCAACGTCCTGGTGCTGGTGATCCTGGAGCGGCACCGGCAGACACGCAGCTCCACGGAGACCTTCCTATTCCACCTGGCCGTGGCCGACCTCCTGCTGGTCTTCATCTTGCCCTTTGCCGTGGCCGAGGGCTCTGTGGGCTGGGTCCTGGGGACCTTCCTCTGCAAAACTGTGATTGCCTTGCACAAAGTCAACTTCTACTGCAGCAGCCTGCTCCTGGCCTGCATCGCCGTGGACCGTTACCTGGCCATTGTCCACGCCGTCCACGCCTACCGCCACCGCCGCCTCCTCTCCATCCACATCACCTGTGGGACCATCTGGCTGGTGggcttcctctttgccttgcCAGAGATTCTCTTCGCCAAAGTCAGCCAAGCCCATCCCAACAACTCCCTGCCACGTTGCACCTTCTCCCAAGAGAACCAAGCCGAAACGCATGCCTGGTTCACCTCCCGATTCCTCTACCACGTGGCGGGATTCCTGCTGCCCATGCTGGTGATGGGCTGGTGCTACGTGGGGGTAGTGCACAGGTTGCGCCAGGCCCAGCGGCGCCCTCAGCGGCAGAAGGCAGTCAGGGTGGCCATCCTGGTGACGAGCATCTTCTTCCTCTGCTGGTCACCCTACCACATCGTCATCTTCCTGGACACCCTGGTGAGGCTGAAGGCTGTGGACAATACCTGCGAGCTAAATGGCTCTCTCCCCGTGGCCATCACCATGTGTGAgttcctgggcctggcccactgCTGCCTCAACCCCATGCTCTACACTTTTGCCGGCGTGAAGTTCCGCAGTGACCTGTCGCGGCTCCTGACCAAGCTGGGCTGTACCGGCCCTGCCTCCCTGTGCCAGCTCTTCCCTAGCTGGCGCAAGAGCAGTCTCTCTGAGTCAGAGAATGCCACCTCTCTCACCACATTCTAG
- the BCL9L gene encoding B-cell CLL/lymphoma 9-like protein, whose protein sequence is MRILANKTRLPHPRRREAPGSPPLSPRGHCPPAPAKPMHPENKLTNHGKTGNGGAQSQHQNVNQGPTCNLGSKGVGAGNHGAKANQISPSNSSLKNPQTGVPPFSSLKGKVKRERSVSVDSGEQREAGTPSLDSEAKEVAPRSKRRCVLERKQPYSGDEWCSGPDSEEDDKPIGATHNCNVADPAMAAPQLGPGQTTQLPLSESSVPGAPHGPPPGLRPDAPGGGGGGGGVPGKPPSQFVYVFTTHLANTAAEAVLQGRADSILAYHQQNVPRAKLDQAPKVPPTPEPLPLSTPTAGTPQSQPPPLPPPPPPAPGSAPPALPPEGPPEDSSQDLAPNSVGAASTGGGTGGTHPNTPTATTANNPLPPGGDPSSAPGPALLGEAAPTGNGQRSLVGSEGLSKEQLEHRERSLQTLRDIERLLLRSGETEPFLKGTPGGAGEGGPPAQAPPPPAQQPPTAPPSGLKKYEEPLQSMISQTQSLGGPPLEHEVPGHPPGGDMGQQMNMMIQRLGQDSLTPEQVAWRKLQEEYYEEKRRKEEQIGLHGGRPLQDMMGMGGMMVRGPPPPYHSKPGDQWPPGMGAQLRGPMDVQDPMQLRGGPPFPGPRFPGNQIQRVPGFGGMQSMPMEVPMNAMQRPVRPGMGWTEDLAPMGGPSNFAQNTMPYPGGQGEAERFMTPRVREELLRHQLLEKRSMGMQRPLGMAGSGMGQSMEMERMMQAHRQMDPAMFPGQMAGGEGLAGTPMGMEFGGGRGLLSPPMGQSGLREVDPPMGPGNLNMNMNVNMNMNMNLNVQMTPQQQMLMSQKMRGPGDIMGPQGLSPEEMARVRAQNSSGVMGGPQKMLMPSQFPNQGQQGFSGGQGPYQAMSQDMGNTQDMFSPDQSSMPMSNVGTTRLSHMPLPSASNPPGTVHSAPNRGLGRRPSDLTISINQMGSPGMGHLKSPTLSQVHSPLVTSPSANLKSPQTPSQMVPLPSANPPGPLKSPQVLGSSLSVRSPTGSPSRLKSPSMAVPSPGWVASPKTAMPSPGVSQNKQPPLNMNSSTTLSNMEQGALPPSGPRSSSSAPPANPPSGLMNPSLPFTSSPDPTPSQNPLSLMMTQMSKYAMPSSTPLYHNAIKTIATSDDELLPDRPLLPPPPPPQGSGPGISNSQPSQMHLNSAAAQSPMGMNLPGQQPLSHEPPPAMLPSPTPLGSNIPLHPNPQGTGGPPQNSMMMAPGGPDSLNAPCGPVPSSSQMMPFPPRLQQPHGAMAPTGGGGGGPGLQQHYPSGMPLPPEDLPNQPPGPMPPQQHLMGKAMAGRMGDTYPPGVLPGVASVLNDPELSEVIRPTPTGIPEFDLSRIIPSEKPSSTLQYFPKSENQPPKAQPPNLHLMNLQNMMAEQTPSRPPNLPGQQGVQRGLNMSMCHPGQMSLLGRTGVPPQQGMVPHGLHQGVMSPPQGLMTQQNFMLMKQRGVGGEVYSQPPHMLSPQGSLMGPPPQQNLMVSHPLRQRSVSLDSQMGYLPAPGGMANLPF, encoded by the exons GCTCAAGGGCAAGGTGAAGAGGGAACGGAGTGTGTCTGTGGACTCTGGAGAGCAGCGAGAGGCTGGGACCCCATCCCTGGATTCGGAGGCCAAAG AGGTGGCGCCCCGGAGTAAGCGGCGCTGTGTGCTGGAGCGGAAGCAGCCATACAGTGGGGACGAATGGTGCTCTGGACCGGACAGTGAGGAGGACGACAAGCCCATTGGGGCCACCCACA ATTGTAATGTAGCAGACCCAGCCATGGCGGCCCCACAGCTGGGTCCCGGCCAAACCACCCAACTGCCCCTCAGCGAGAGCAGCGTGCCAGGCGCCCCGCACGGCCCTCCTCCTGGCCTTCGGCCTGATGCCcctgggggcgggggcgggggcgggggcgtcCCCGGAAAGCCTCCCTCGCAGTTCGTATACGTCTTCACCACCCACCTGGCCAACAC GGCTGCGGAGGCAGTGCTGCAGGGCCGGGCAGACTCCATCCTCGCCTACCACCAGCAGAACGTGCCCCGGGCCAAGCTTGACCAG GCCCCTAAAGTGCCCCCCACCCCAGAACCGCTACCCCTGAGCACGCCGACAGCGGGCACCCCACAGTCCCAGCCACCTCCACTGCCGCCGCCGCCACCCCCGGCCCCTGGCAGTGCCCCGCCTGCTCTGCCCCCAGAGGGGCCTCCTGAGGACAGCAGTCAGGACCTGGCCCCCAACTCAGTGGGAGCTGCCAGCACAGGTGGTGGGACTGGGGGCACCCACCCTAACACCCCAACGGCTACCACCGCCAacaaccctctgcctcctggaggaGACCCCAGCAGTGCCCCCGGCCCTGCCCTGCTGGGGGAGGCAGCCCCCACTGGAAACGGGCAGCGCAGCCTGGTGGGCTCAGAGGGCCTGTCCAAAGAGCAGCTGGAGCATCGGGAACGGTCCCTCCAGACGCTGCGAGACATTGAGCGACTGCTGCTCCGCAGTGGAGAGACTGAgcccttcctcaaggggaccccAGGAGGAGCGGGTGAGGGGGGCCCACCAGCACAAGcaccccctccccccgcccaGCAGCCACCCACGGCCCCTCCCAGCGGGCTGAAGAAGTACGAGGAACCCTTGCAGTCCATGATTTCGCAGACACAGAGCCTAGGGGGCCCCCCTCTGGAGCACGAAGTGCCTGGGCACCCCCCGGGTGGGGACATGGGGCAGCAGATGAACATGATGATACAGAGGCTGGGCCAGGACAGCCTCACGCCCGAGCAGGTGGCCTGGCGCAAGCTGCAGGAGGAGTACTACGAGGAGAAACGGCGGAAAGAGGAACAGATTGGGCTGCACGGGGGCCGCCCTCTGCAGGACATGATGGGCATGGGGGGCATGATGGTGAGGGGGCCCCCGCCTCCTTACCACAGCAAGCCTGGGGATCAGTGGCCGCCTGGAATGGGTGCGCAGCTGCGGGGACCCATGGATGTTCAAGATCCCATGCAGCTCCGGGGCGGACCTCCCTTTCCTGGCCCCCGTTTCCCAGGCAACCAGATACAACGGGTGCCTGGGTTTGGGGGCATGCAGAGTATGCCCATGGAGGTGCCCATGAATGCCATGCAGAGGCCCGTAAGACCAGGCATGGGCTGGACCGAAGACTTGGCCCCTATGGGGGGACCCAGCAATTTTGCCCAGAACACCATGCCCTACCCAGGTGGGCAGGGTGAGGCGGAGCGATTCATGACCCCCCGAGTCCGTGAGGAGCTGCTGCGGCACCAGCTGCTGGAGAAGCGGTCGATGGGCATGCAGCGCCCCCTGGGCATGGCAGGCAGTGGCATGGGACAGAGCATGGAGATGGAGCGGATGATGCAGGCACACCGGCAGATGGATCCTGCCATGTTCCCCGGGCAGATGGCTGGCGGTGAGGGCCTGGCGGGCACTCCCATGGGCATGGAGTTTGGTGGAGGCCGGGGCCTCCTGAGCCCTCCCATGGGACAGTCTGGGCTGAGGGAGGTGGACCCGCCCATGGGGCCAGGCAACCTCAACATGAACATGAATGTGAACATGAACATGAACATGAACCTGAACGTGCAGATGACCCCGCAGCAGCAGATGCTGATGTCGCAGAAGATGCGGGGCCCTGGGGACATAATGGGGCCCCAGGGCCTCAGTCCTGAGGAGATGGCCCGGGTTCGGGCCCAGAACAGCAGTGGCGTGATGGGCGGCCCGCAAAAGATGCTGATGCCTTCACAGTTTCCCAACCAGGGCCAGCAGGGATTCTCTGGGGGCCAGGGACCCTACCAAGCCATGTCCCAGGACATGGGCAATACCCAAGACATGTTCAGCCCTGATCAGAGCTCAATGCCCATGAGCAACGTGGGCACCACCCGGCTCAGCCACatgcctctgccctctgcctccaATCCTCCTGGGACCGTGCATTCAGCCCCAAACCGGGGGCTAGGCAGGCGGCCTTCGGACCTCACCATCAGTATTAATCAGATGGGCTCACCGGGCATGGGTCACTTGAAGTCACCCACCCTTAGCCAGGTGCACTCACCCCTGGTCACCTCGCCCTCTGCCAACCTCAAGTCACCCCAGACTCCCTCACAGATGGTGCCCTTGCCTTCTGCCAACCCGCCAGGACCTCTCAAGTCGCCCCAGGTCCTCGGCTCCTCCCTCAGCGTCCGTTCACCCACTGGCTCGCCCAGCAGGCTCAAGTCTCCTTCCATGGCGGTGCCTTCTCCAGGCTGGGTTGCCTCACCCAAGACGGCCATGCCCAGTCCTGGGGTCTCCCAGAACAAGCAGCCGCCTCTCAACATGAACTCTTccaccaccctgagcaacatggaaCAGG GTGCCCTCCCGCCTAGCGGCCCCCGGAGCAGCTCCTCAGCACCTCCCGCCAACCCTCCCAGCGGCCTCATGAACCCCAGCCTACCATTCACTTCCTCCCCAGACCCCACGCCTTCCCAGAACCCCCTGTCACTGATGATGACCCAGATGTCCAAGTACGCCATGCCCAGCTCCACCCCGCTCTACCACAATGCCATCAAGACCATCGCCACCTCAGACGACGAGCTGCTGCCCGACCGGCCCCTGCtgccccccccaccaccaccacagggcTCTGGGCCAG GGATCAGCAACAGCCAGCCCAGCCAGATGCACCTGAACTCAGCCGCTGCCCAGAGCCCCATGGGCATGAACCTGCCAGGCCAGCAGCCCCTGTCCCATGAGCCCCCGCCCGCCATgctgccctcccccacccctctgGGCTCCAACATTCCACTGCATCCCAACCCACAGGGGACAGGAGGGCCCCCTCAAAACTCCATGATGATGGCCCCAGGGGGCCCCGACTCCCTGAATGCCCCATGTGGCCCGGTGCCCAGCTCCTCCCAGATGATGCCCTTCCCCCCTCGACTGCAGCAGCCACATGGTGCCATGGCCCCtactgggggtgggggcggggggcctGGCCTGCAGCAGCACTACCCGTCAGGCATGCCCCTGCCTCCCGAGGACCTGCCCAACCAGCCGCCAGGCCCCATGCCTCCCCAGCAGCACTTGATGGGCAAAGCCATGGCTGGGCGCATGGGCGACACATACCCACCGGGTGTGCTCCCTGGGGTGGCATCAGTGCTGAACGACCCCGAGCTGAGCGAGGTGATCCGGCCCACCCCAACGGGGATCCCCGAGTTCGACTTGTCAAGGATCATCCCCTCTGAGAAGCCAAGCAGCACCCTCCAGTACTTCCCCAAGAGCGAGAACCAGCCCCCCAAGGCTCAGCCCCCCAATCTGCATCTCATGAACCTGCAGAACATGATGGCGGAGCAGActccctctcggcctcccaacctCCCAGGCCAGCAGGGCGTCCAGCGGGGGCTCAACATGTCCATGTGCCACCCCGGACAGATGTCCTTGCTGGGCAGGACAGGCGTGCCCCCACAGCAAGGGATGGTGCCCCATGGCCTGCACCAGGGGGTCATGTCCCCTCCACAAGGCCTCATGACCCAGCAGAATTTCATGCTGATGAAGCAGCGGGGCGTGGGGGGCGAGGTCTACAGCCAGCCGCCCCACATGCTCTCCCCGCAGGGCTCCCTCATGGGCCCCCCGCCCCAGCAGAACCTCATGGTGTCCCACCCCCTTCGGCAGCGCAGTGTGTCCCTGGACAGCCAGATGGGCTACCTCCCAGCGCCAGGTGGCATGGCCAACCTGCCCTTCTAG